The following coding sequences are from one Diabrotica virgifera virgifera chromosome 2, PGI_DIABVI_V3a window:
- the LOC126879963 gene encoding uncharacterized protein LOC126879963, whose translation MDACGRKVLDVVEAIRNLKWVFIDNADKFEYEAERAVIRTRRYTVEECNEEATKYHKGARICEDYLSDVICMCCFLKKIKNLGLTDFLNDLKDVLPTEDEGFSFQNNISLKLEEFMKKIKELKEKIKQFEDKQIMFKSFSKLHLRTPISKPYTM comes from the exons ATGGATGCGTGTGGTAGAAAAGTACTCGATGTCGTTGAAGCAATTAGAAACCTGAAATGGGTTTTTATTGACAATGCGGATAAGTTTGAGTACGAAGCCGAGCGAGCTGTTATAAGAACAAGAAGGTACACGGTAGAAGAGTGTAACGAAGAAGCTACCAAATACCACAAGGGAGCAAGAATATGTGAAGACTATCTCTCTGACGTAATATGCATGTGttgctttttaaaaaaaataaaaaatctaggGCTGACTGATTTCTTAAATGACCTAAAAGATGTTCTACCTACTGAAGATGAAGGG ttttCATTTCAAAACAACATATCGTTAAAATTGGAGGAATTTATGAAAAAGATCAAGGAActaaaggaaaaaataaaacaatttgaagataaacaaataatgttTAAGTCTTTTAGTAAACTGCACTTAAGGACACCCATAAGTAAACCGTACACTATGTAA